A segment of the Bacillus sp. es.034 genome:
GAAGCTCAAACGATGATTGAAAACTCTAAGAAACAAGGTTCTGAACAACGTGAAGAGATTATCGCCACTGCTCGTCAAGAGGCAGAGAGATTGAAAGAATCTGCAAAGCGCGAAATCGAAACGCAAAAAGAACAAGCTGTTGCAGCACTACAGAAACAGGTTGCATCTTTATCAGTACTTATTGCTTCTAAGGTCATTGAGAAAGAACTTTCTGCTGATGATCAACAGAAGTTAATTAACGATTATATTCAAGAGGTAGGGGAAGAGCGATGAGCTACTCTACAGTTGCAAAACGCTATGCGTTAGCTCTT
Coding sequences within it:
- the atpF gene encoding F0F1 ATP synthase subunit B, translated to MLTNAFVIGEAAGHGGLNTGDIVFQLIMFLVLMALLKKFAWGPLMGIMQQREDHIAGEITAAEKSRTEANNILEEQKKLLKEARLEAQTMIENSKKQGSEQREEIIATARQEAERLKESAKREIETQKEQAVAALQKQVASLSVLIASKVIEKELSADDQQKLINDYIQEVGEER